One Anastrepha obliqua isolate idAnaObli1 chromosome 6, idAnaObli1_1.0, whole genome shotgun sequence DNA window includes the following coding sequences:
- the LOC129250314 gene encoding uncharacterized protein LOC129250314 — protein sequence MTVVKLSQSGPAASADTGTEVKPSPSTSAPPAVAIGTRPISRRPVAMRRAGEETATGSTEASAPAGKWPTVRITDPTKAGYLERRNTARILKRLHESPPTTEKLTKEVRESIEWAKKVLPNFTLERPTTSSAATKRQRSTEEVKPSAKRPKNRGIAPNKTFAEVARNRIIVGVLDEGDPEGRIPRAQWKWVQAALTNVTLEVLLSNPGSPPSCTDAGWYQGQIKIIAYDDERSVELYKTAIAKIGEVYPGAKLVVVDKKDIPSRPRARVWVPTPSDPQQVMQIISACNPGLPTGSWKFVKVFDNTVTVDGVVTKRATTQVMLLLTNDSLEPLAKSEGMINYGFGKVKVRTYKTDADAIDQLASEIEANDAEEDPMESSSDVESIDIEGYCSSGSELTARLKKMSTSTTTELTAGLSTTYSEKELLSDSQEDSESVNHASSTNKFTSQ from the coding sequence ATGACTGTAGTCAAACTTAGTCAGAGTGGACCGGCGGCAAGCGCTGACACTGGGACTGAGGTTAAGCCTAGCCCCAGTACATCGGCACCTCCTGCGGTGGCTATCGGAACCAGACCAATTAGTCGACGTCCTGTGGCTATGCGGAGAGCTGGTGAAGAGACTGCCACAGGTAGCACCGAGGCCAGTGCTCCTGCCGGAAAATGGCCGACAGTAAGGATCACTGATCCAACTAAAGCAGGGTACCTGGAGAGGCGTAATACCGCCAGGATACTCAAAAGGCTGCACGAATCTCCACCAACAACGGAGAAGCTGACGAAGGAGGTAAGGGAGTCGATAGAGTGGGCGAAGAAGGTTCTTCCTAACTTCACCCTCGAAAGGCCAACCACATCGTCAGCTGCCACCAAAAGACAGAGGTCTACTGAAGAGGTTAAACCGTCAGCGAAAAGACCGAAAAATCGAGGCATAGCGCCTAATAAAACGTTTGCGGAAGTGGCCCGCAATCGCATCATCGTTGGTGTCCTGGATGAGGGTGATCCCGAAGGAAGAATTCCCAGAGCCCAATGGAAATGGGTGCAGGCCGCTCTGACCAACGTAACGCTGGAAGTGCTACTAAGCAATCCAGGTTCGCCCCCATCATGCACTGACGCTGGCTGGTACCAAGGCCAGATTAAAATTATAGCCTACGACGACGAAAGATCGGTGGAGCTATACAAGACTGCAATAGCGAAGATCGGGGAAGTCTACCCTGGAGCGAAGCTCGTGGTAGTAGACAAAAAAGACATCCCGTCTCGACCGAGGGCACGAGTTTGGGTCCCTACACCCTCTGACCCACAGCAAGTCATGCAGATAATAAGTGCATGCAACCCAGGCCTTCCTACGGGGAGCTGGAAATTTGTCAAGGTCTTTGACAATACCGTAACAGTAGACGGTGTGGTGACGAAACGTGCCACAACGCAAGTAATGCTGTTACTAACAAACGATTCTCTAGAACCTTTGGCGAAAAGCGAAGGTATGATAAACTATGGTTTTGGCAAGGTTAAGGTCAGAACCTATAAAACAGATGCTGATGCCATCGACCAATTGGCCTCAGAAATTGAGGCCAATGACGCTGAGGAAGATCCTATGGAGTCCTCAAGCGACGTCGAAAGCATCGACATAGAAGGATACTGCTCGTCAGGGTCTGAGCTCACAGCTAGACTCAAGAAAATGAGTACAAGTACGACAACTGAGCTTACAGCTGGTTTGAGTACAACATACTCAGAAAAAGAGCTCTTGAGCGACTCACAGGAAGATTCAGAGAGTGTTAACCATGCGTCTTctacaaataaatttacatcacaGTAA